A window of the Mesorhizobium opportunistum WSM2075 genome harbors these coding sequences:
- a CDS encoding GFA family protein — protein MTIKGSCHCKATMFEVSQAPQTVTQCTCSFCSKRGSLWAYYIPSQFKLITPPNKVSFYQWGSKTVKHGFCAICGCGTFTETPDWSTGEPDFDNPKISVNSRLFDDFDLDKVEVVVIDGKNLW, from the coding sequence ATGACCATCAAGGGAAGCTGCCACTGCAAGGCGACAATGTTCGAGGTCTCGCAGGCCCCACAAACGGTGACGCAATGCACCTGTTCGTTCTGCTCGAAGCGCGGTTCGCTGTGGGCCTACTACATCCCCTCGCAGTTCAAGCTCATCACGCCGCCGAACAAGGTTTCCTTCTATCAGTGGGGATCGAAAACCGTAAAACATGGGTTTTGCGCCATCTGCGGCTGCGGCACTTTCACCGAAACACCGGACTGGTCCACCGGCGAGCCGGATTTTGACAATCCGAAGATCAGCGTCAATTCACGGCTGTTCGATGATTTCGATCTCGACAAGGTCGAAGTGGTGGTCATTGACGGCAAGAATCTCTGGTAG
- a CDS encoding LysR family transcriptional regulator → MDLLALADFNLVARHAGFGKAARATGRPKATLSRRVGELESSLDLRLFERGARDLKLTEEGRALFERTGTLLAELDETAAAIASGGQRPKGRLRISAPLHFSQTAMGRIAAGFAVKYPEVRLEVTTEDRYVDMIEEGYDLAIRVNPDPDEGLVGRAFLRDRLVVVASPGLPRTTDGLAAPSVARGPGDRQTWHVKTQAGRSTITVEPVLTLSTLIMVRDAVRAGVGAGRLPISLVTHDLADGTLVNWGDIDGPEISLWALYPSRRLLSARVSAFLDFLKQAFPNGTPDELAAYIGR, encoded by the coding sequence ATGGATCTTCTTGCCCTCGCGGATTTCAATCTCGTTGCCCGCCATGCTGGCTTCGGCAAGGCGGCAAGGGCCACTGGCCGGCCCAAGGCAACGCTGTCCCGGCGCGTTGGAGAGTTGGAAAGCAGTCTTGATCTGCGCCTGTTTGAACGGGGCGCGCGTGACTTGAAGCTGACCGAGGAAGGACGGGCCCTCTTCGAGCGGACGGGGACGTTGCTTGCCGAACTGGACGAGACGGCGGCGGCGATTGCCTCGGGCGGTCAGAGACCCAAGGGCAGATTACGGATCAGTGCACCTCTCCATTTTTCTCAGACCGCAATGGGGAGGATAGCCGCGGGATTTGCCGTTAAGTATCCGGAGGTTAGGCTGGAGGTCACGACCGAGGATCGGTATGTGGACATGATCGAGGAAGGTTATGACCTGGCAATTCGAGTCAATCCAGATCCCGACGAAGGCCTGGTCGGACGGGCGTTTCTGCGCGACCGTCTGGTCGTGGTGGCAAGCCCCGGCCTTCCTCGCACGACAGATGGACTCGCCGCTCCTAGCGTTGCCCGCGGCCCAGGCGATCGGCAAACATGGCACGTGAAGACACAAGCTGGCCGCTCGACGATTACAGTCGAGCCTGTCCTCACGCTGTCAACGCTCATCATGGTCCGGGACGCGGTGCGAGCCGGCGTCGGTGCGGGACGGCTTCCCATTTCATTGGTGACCCACGACTTGGCTGACGGCACATTGGTGAATTGGGGAGATATCGACGGCCCCGAGATCTCTCTATGGGCGCTCTACCCATCTCGGCGGCTGCTCAGTGCGCGCGTATCGGCGTTCTTGGACTTCCTGAAACAGGCTTTCCCAAATGGGACGCCGGACGAACTGGCCGCCTATATTGGCAGGTGA